The Branchiostoma lanceolatum isolate klBraLanc5 chromosome 10, klBraLanc5.hap2, whole genome shotgun sequence genome has a window encoding:
- the LOC136443928 gene encoding uncharacterized protein, whose translation MPRGGVKGTTCGKMTWLSFLKAVVVFCVVACLLESPLVDGRQGYNLPDNAGTEFLLAFPSTSSDRKALIRATSYLDTTVQIFGLNDQQIGSNITLESANLVHEETLTGAEVTGTGRLGQFNSWLIKSDDEITVYGRSSGDGYMALPTDVLGKEYYVASYQGNLL comes from the exons ATGCCAAGGGGGGGAGTTAAGGGGACAACTTGCGGCAAGATGACTTGGCTGAGTTTCCTCAAGGCTGTGGTGGTCTTCTGCGTGGTGGCATGCCTGCTGGAGTCTCCTTTGGTCGATGGAAGACAAG GATACAATTTGCCTGACAATGCTGGGACTGAGTTCCTCCTGGCATTTCCATCTACCAGCTCCGACAGGAAGGCCCTCATCCGAGCCACGTCTTACCTGGACACCACCGTCCAAATCTTTGGGCTGAACGACCAGCAAATCGGCAGCAACATTACTCTTGAG TCTGCCAATCTCGTTCATGAGGAAACCCTGACTGGAGCAGAAGTGACAGGGACAGGCAGGTTGGGTCAGTTCAACAGCTGGCTTATCAAGTCCGATGATGAGATCACGGTGTACGGTAGGAGCAGTGGAGACGGCTACATGGCACTGCCCACGGACGTCCTGGGGAAAGAGTACTACGTGGCCAGTTACCAAGGTAACCTCCTTTGA
- the LOC136444072 gene encoding adhesion G protein-coupled receptor B1-like, with protein MVRITLTADVSFAGAEGHPGARTYRSGEDILLEVHRMETVQFSTSTSSSNLTGTRIISDKPIAVLSGTDAAVVGSGDQGYMVEYLPPVYTWGRTFVVKPLTGGTDKVRVIASQPTGYSKNGVSMSPISAGSFASIDVSAVTVIEVDNPVLVAQYASGRTGRAPSMTVIPPVEQYTSDYSLAPATGWTNSAILSVDTVQESGVMSEITTAVTGWSQQSGYSATTDSLRNSYQHTSLQGAFGVVQYGTSGGESYSYPGGQRFAPINPCIVSADDSLHADGLDNDCNGLVDDGGVGDRAYSPLSPDLYVDRHSTTELDFTWRGFRMARVAKFKREFGEAGMPPTVLIAMNDVDRIIKSVESNNLLPGRKYQFKVIAVDVSGAESEPAIIVFPTDPDPPNDLLLLSITHNSISLDWNPPVVGGVTNYEVSYRGVMDDTGQTFTTLVPGDRTSATISGLQPMTEYQFTVTTVFFGVASERSSQEIAITKLEPPINVHVETTLTTSNSITVSLDKVSGSAPPLTKALQYATYEISYGNYSGEVIPKPGEGATPYRPFTPPSFEATGLVAGANYVMYVRSNYGGNSSEPVTLRESTVPNPPANLMVVSSGTTYIELAWDRPTSGNLEGYVVTHGIVGRPTSKQSEIITDTGMTLNGLSVEHEYEIAVSVYSNGKESEAVTLTRRPSVVHLWSTWSAYSPCSQSCGDGIRTRTRLCHHVDGSPSIECDGAAGKALQTQEIACDLDHCPIHGGWSGWERWGACSQSCGAAVQQRVRSCSDPIPVFGGKRCPGSPVQERQCRQDPCAADGEWSEWREYSECTLTCGRGSQQRTRTCLGQEGNGAPCEGPAVETRRCNEMPCPADGRFSEWGEWGQCSVSCGGGIANRTRACNNPAPGWGGRDCEGNDTETQGCGFDPCPGEVYWSTWSDFSACPATCGNATHSRMRACMNGTTVVDESVCNGTAADKEDREICTSNPCPVDGDWGAWMEWSRCTKHCGGGTRQRTRICSNPAPEYAGRRCEGDGDGRGIQTATGPCNQHLCSDMPKCSTTRGRCGVMWNEVRAEEIQNVSCADQDGVFATRKCGRYGHWEEEDFTRCTSSAMEKIYGKLSQIDGKMMAVTDLDEDLKRLLADPGCLHAGDLLKAKRLLTSLIRLKPLMYEDGSRARREQYIDDMLEIASLLYGRPYFDQWADIQETVGIQEVTNITDVLEELCDTVLEYMKNTREEMVLARSSNIDMDIEMYKTYRREPFSFPKHTKDTHVILPKALVASAIPGRQEIPVCAFDHRSFHHLLEHLAERNNRHMTTQYHHERELNSKVVTATILPAPPPPLATKVEIHFRHRWRGQDPLCVFIDEEDPYSIYNPSGCSVVETADYSTVCRCNHFSSYALLTKHYVETVINKVWISSLPLAGSIICLISTCAAFLSHLLLRKYLSNRCLVAEKFLVILLMASAIFVSGVNGTFLPGSHKIFIFWDTCQFKAVLLHYLFLATFSWLMVGAMQLYMDCIKATPWWLLYHVIGWIIPLFIQAITIPWKSDVFLASNYCWVSWEQGLHWSLFIPEIVLCLITVVIISLSVYVEDRQALLEPEKYTERMHTYIWRNILQLPLFVLSWTLGLVAMETENYATQVFFGLSLIFLGLFVAVVYIIQNREIRYAYYTVVHLMYSKYLGARQTRHFPKAYIDPKNPPVYIP; from the exons ATGGTCAGGATCACTCTGACTGCTGATGTGTCATTTGCTGGAGCAGAAGGCCACCCTGGAGCCCGCACCTACAGAAGTGGAGAGGATATCCTACTGGAGGTGCACAGGATGGAGACTGTACAGTTTAGCACTTCAACATCATCAAGCAATCTCACTGGAACAAGG ATTATTTCTGACAAGCCGATAGCGGTCCTGAGTGGTACGGATGCTGCTGTGGTTGGCTCAGGTGATCAAGGGTACATGGTTGAGTACCTGCCTCCCGTCTACACCTGGGGGAGGACCTTTGTGGTCAAACCTCTGA CTGGGGGTACTGACAAAGTCAGGGTGATCGCGTCCCAACCCACTGGATACAGCAAAAACGGTGTGAGCATGAGCCCGATCAGTGCAGGATCATTTGCATCCATTGACGTTAGTGCCGTGACGGTCATTGAAGTTGACAACCCAGTCTTGGTTGCTCAGTATGCCAGTGGTAGG ACTGGACGTGCCCCTTCCATGACAGTCATCCCACCTGTGGAGCAGTACACATCAGACTATAGTCTCGCCCCCGCCACTGGCTGGACCAACTCTGCCATCCTTAGTGTAGACACTGTACAGGAAAGTGGTGTCATGTCAGAGATAACTACAG CTGTTACTGGATGGAGCCAACAGTCAGGGTACTCAGCTACTACTGACAGCCTACGGAACAGTTACCAGCACACTAGCCTTCAGGGGGCCTTTGGGGTGGTGCAGTATGGAACTTCAGGGGGCGAGTCATACAGCTACCCTGGGGGGCAAAG GTTTGCTCCCATCAACCCATGCATTGTGTCGGCTGATGATAGTCTCCATGCCGATGGACTGGATAACGACTGCAATGGTCTGGTAGATGATGGCGGAGTTGGGGACCGCGCATACTCTCCTTTG TCCCCAGATCTGTATGTGGATCGCCACAGCACAACCGAACTGGACTTCACCTGGCGTGGATTTCGGATGGCGCGGGTTGCCAAGTTTAAGCGGGAGTTTGGCGAGGCTGGGATGCCCCCAACAGTTTTGATTGCGATGAACGATGTTGATAGGATT atAAAGTCAGTGGAATCCAACAACCTTCTTCCTGGGAGGAAGTATCAGTTCAAGGTCATAGCAGTGGATGTGTCGGGAGCTGAGAGTGAACCAGCCATCATTGTGTTCCCAACTG ATCCTGATCCACCAAACgatctcctcctcctgtcaatcACCCACAACTCCATCTCACTGGACTGGAACCCACCGGTTGTGGGCGGAGTCACCAACTACGAAGTCAGCTACAGGGGCGTTATGGACGACACCGGTCAGACTTTCACCACATTGGTCCCAGGAGACCGCACCTCGGCCACGATCTCCGGGCTGCAGCCGATGACGGAGTATCAGTTCACGGTGACAACCGTGTTCTTTGGGGTGGCAAGCGAAAGGTCAAGTCAGGAAATAGCTATAACAA AACTGGAACCACCAATCAACGTGCATGTTGAAACCACCTTGACAACCTCCAACTCCATCACTGTAAGCCTGGACAAGGTCTCCGGGTCAGCCCCACCCCTCACCAAGGCACTGCAGTATGCAACCTACGAGATTTCCTATGGGAACTACTCTGGGGAGGTCATACCCAAGCCTGGGGAGGGAGCAACGCCCTACAGGCCATTCACCCCGCCAAGTTTTGAAGCCACTGGGCTGGTGGCTGGGGCTAACTATGTGATGTACGTGAGGTCCAACTATGGTGGGAACTCCAGCGAACCAGTCACTCTGCGGGAGTCAACAG tcCCCAACCCTCCGGCTAACCTCATGGTGGTGTCAAGTGGCACCACTTACATCGAGCTGGCCTGGGACCGACCCACGTCTGGCAACCTGGAGGGGTATGTCGTCACCCATGGCATCGTGGGAAGGCCGACATCCAAACAGTCGGAAATCATCACGGACACCGGGATGACTCTGAATGGTCTCTCCGTGGAGCACGAGTATGAGATCGCTGTGTCGGTGTACAGCAACGGGAAGGAGAGTGAGGCTGTGACCTTGACAAGGCGTCCGT ctgttgTGCACCTGTGGAGCACCTGGTCGGCCTACAGTCCGTGCAGTCAGAGCTGCGGAGACGGGATAAGGACTCGCACTAGGCTGTGCCACCATGTGGACGGCTCCCCCAGCATCGAGTGTGATGGCGCTGCTGGCAAAGCTCTCCAGACACAGGAGATAGCCTGCGACTTAGACCACTGCCCGA tccATGGTGGTTGGAGTGGCTGGGAGCGGTGGGGAGCCTGCAGCCAGTCGTGTGGGGCTGCAGTGCAGCAGCGCGTCCGCAGCTGTTCCGACCCAATCCCAGTGTTCGGTGGGAAACGCTGTCCCGGGAGTCCTGTCCAGGAGAGACAGTGTCGTCAGGACCCTTGTGCAG CTGATGGGGAGTGGTCGGAGTGGAGAGAGTACTCTGAGTGCACCCTGACGTGTGGGCGTGGCTCACAGCAGCGAACACGGACCTGTCTCGGACAGGAGGGCAACGGTGCGCCCTGCGAGGGGCCGGCAGTCGAGACTCGGCGCTGCAACGAGATGCCTTGTCCAG CTGATGGTCGCTTTTCTGAGTGGGGAGAGTGGGGACAGTGCAGCGTGTCGTGCGGCGGTGGGATCGCCAACCGTACCCGAGCCTGCAATAACCCCGCGCCCGGCTGGGGAGGGCGAGACTGTGAAGGGAACGACACAGAGACACAGGGTTGTGGATTCGATCCTTGCCCTG GTGAGGTGTACTGGTCGACGTGGTCAGACTTCTCCGCCTGCCCTGCCACCTGCGGCAATGCCACCCACAGCCGCATGAGGGCGTGCATGAACGGTACAACTGTGGTGGACGAGTCTGTCTGTAACGGGACTGCTGCTGACAAGGAGGACAGGGAAATCTGCACCAGCAACCCATGCCCAG TCGATGGAGACTGGGGAGCGTGGATGGAGTGGTCACGTTGTACCAAGCACTGCGGCGGAGGCACCAGGCAGCGGACTCGGATCTGCAGTAATCCAGCCCCTGAGTACGCAGGACGGCGCTGTGAGGGGGACGGAGACGGCAGAGGCATCCAGACTGCGACTGGGCCCTGTAATCAGCACCTTTGCTCTGACATGCCAA AGTGCAGTACCACCCGTGGCCGCTGTGGCGTGATGTGGAATGAAGTGAGAGCAGAGGAAATCCAGAATGTATCCTGTGCAGATCAAGATGGTG TGTTTGCTACCCGGAAGTGTGGCAGGTATGGCCACTGGGAGGAGGAGGACTTCACCAGGTGTACCTCCTCAGCCATGGAGAAGATTTATGGCAAG CTAAGTCAGATTGATGGCAAAATGATGGCTGTGACGGACCTGGATGAGGACTTGAAGCGCCTCCTAGCAGATCCCGGCTGCCTGCACGCAGGAGACCTGCTGAAGGCCAAGCGACTCCTGACCAGTCTCATCCGGCTGAAACCGCTCATGTACGAGGACGGCAGCAGAGCAAGACGTGAACAATACATTGAT GATATGCTTGAGATTGCCAGCTTGCTGTATGGGAGACCCTACTTTGACCAATGGGCTGATATTCAAGAG ACTGTAGGAATTCAGGAGGTGACCAACATCACAGATGTTCTGGAGGAGTTGTGTGACACAGTACTGGAGTACATGAAGAACACCAGGGAAGAGATGGTCCTGGCCAGGTCTTCAAACATAg ACATGGATATTGAGATGTACAAGACTTACCGCCGAGAACCCTTCAGTTTTCCCAAGCACACCAAGGACACCCATGTCATCCTCCCCAAGGCTCTTGTGGCTAGTGCAATACCTG GCCGACAGGAGATCCCAGTCTGTGCCTTCGACCATCGCTCCTTCCATCACCTGCTGGAACACCTGGCAGAGAGGAACAATAGACACAT GACTACTCAGTACCATCACGAGAGGGAGCTCAACAGCAAGGTCGTCACGGCAACCATCCTCCCTGCCCCGCCCCCACCACTGGCGACCAAAGTGGAGATCCACTTCAGACACAGATGG AGGGGCCAGGACCCACTCTGTGTTTTCATAGATGAAGAGGACCCATACAG CATCTACAACCCGTCTGGCTGCAGTGTTGTAGAGACCGCTGACTACTCAACAGTATGCAGGTGCAACCACTTCAGCAGCTATGCACTGCTCACCAAGCACTATGTGGAG ACTGTGATCAACAAGGTGTGGATCAGCTCGCTGCCGCTGGCTGGCTCCATCATCTGCCTCATCAGCACCTGTGCTGCCTTCCTGTCACACCTCCTCCTCAG GAAGTATCTGTCCAACCGCTGCTTGGTGGCGGAGAAGTTCCTGGTGATCCTGCTGATGGCCAGCGCCATCTTTGTCAGCGGGGTCAACGGAACCTTCCTCCCTGGCAGCCACAAGATCTTCATCTTTTGG GACACGTGCCAGTTCAAGGCGGTGCTGCTGCATTACCTGTTCCTGGCCACCTTCTCCTGGCTGATGGTGGGCGCCATGCAGCTGTACATGGACTGCATCAAGGCCACGCCCTGGTGGCTGCTCTACCACGTGATTGGCTGGATCATCCCGCTCTTCATCCAGGCCATCACCATCCCCTGGAAGTCAGACGTGTTCCTGGCATCCAACTA TTGCTGGGTGTCCTGGGAGCAGGGGCTTCACTGGTCCCTGTTCATCCCGGAGATTGTCCTCTGCCTG ATCACGGTGGTGATCATCAGTCTCTCTGTGTATGTGGAGGACCGGCAGGCCCTGCTGGAGCCAGAGAAGTACACAGAGAGGATGCA